Proteins from a genomic interval of Plasmodium reichenowi strain SY57 chromosome 11, whole genome shotgun sequence:
- a CDS encoding alpha/beta hydrolase, putative: protein MYDRFLEKISIISLNLLSKINLKNSYNDENLNVIKRDKTFNTLPLLLRIEYDEINKNGDYNKRKMRNPIFISYYKKKNVFIHLLNQEKYIPKFELLINDIIKTYRDREFLSDFSLNFLYEVVKSKNSFNLLSNNDVHGLLLILGQEFLKCNTDTLDKQVIKEQKDNLYNNYNIFLHDENNDYNENEEENYKRKLEKLNLLLNERNMKILKISCFLLRYISIDNRQSKMVDDTFMFFFLMKLNFVMNMKKDIQRKHIEKNFNFNFYFYILLLYYYIYIYNTTRKIKIFDHGLIHHYEYKSLNEFNIIYKNYENLKKNQFFNLNRYGIYNCKDEELEYYNILNYNNNYNIQYNNNNNNNRNMFYQYNYVNDKKCIFFLKRNYFINSKFLKNNFPIYFQFNDLSNINFLTSYNNFKILRKKFYENTYKYKSDIINESLKSYVLFTLNLLFKLNNVDKTNEDILISNVKKVDKQNSKNNLTLINSFLSAASIGKRWMLMFWFIPFFKKKENKTNNNRNDNNNHNINNSNSVERVGKVSKNILLKNLNEKKKNCKNKIMLCELIYQSLDYITLNEQVQYNNKGYNIIESCLTEIINHIERKYKLKYVSSTKDSNIILDNENKKRNKNEKNTSENDENILFNIINIDNKLKNPKNILNVEHLLKKLNELLKLTQNSSVYVNTGLHIILRNMFINRLNSLNLDLLFLINMYSNNNYKKKFFHYDQRYIISNNDSEKNEFKNNKERDLKELNKKQKDLHNDFLSNDINTNENNMKQYDNENITASDNNNNNNNNNNNNNNINGIKTLDISSLNVSPNNKTEEDHFNLEVTKKTQGIRKRLNDNIYNELSIILRIYANCLTSKDICFDSFSLLYCMYKNILQNILRISFNFTYFFSAEFFFFNDNMNLNSLVNIKNQLLPSCLLFDSIRALTNIKSHYAYYTHIMKQRKKLEKKLEKDKNKKLLLSTLNIKEIKRTNKENKIVTSAKEYDKKPYHKYERFLEKVDKMIKEEICYKEIKYHNIPYNQSIMNINNILKYIYANNYYNNYYNNNYHKYFKNIKRKIKNKILLDENIYMISKYNQQFYQLNDRFLPIYSYSKKYNIYRNKLLKKYHKKNICINNNTLEQVNHIGLQGSDKKLVDNYSMTSQNNLKNNTNEKLNKKIKSREMKKRKIMNKKIKKRKELDLIFIHGLRGNALRTWRFSNLYHNGSDHFFYYKNKNLQKFTKKDSDLLKYNTNKKIVNNNNNNNNNKNNNNNNNHNNSEKNGDHNNNNNNRDNNNNCNNNNNMNNIFNNNKWNFLEMTNLNNKFFTNEKNNVLKENNKDLSNNTNTINVKFNSMEKLEEKDNVIIYDDFRKKVRRLMKIKNNFQFIFNNHLINILMLNYKHNQNILPMYTETKVINKNLFKSLFLQNKKLKHDLDIYSDELSYLIWPFYLLYPNKRNSNIYVFNYHSPLYPDGNFYTKVYYKNDNKNNTKLYTKHNDRRNKNKKVEHIKKQDDISLKNNSITNVDVEKEKNADNMYNYYMNVVNSFFNTKKDDNNNMLEYNAHKEKYFYTDRMNFDEMSSFLLKKLKNTNIGKKNDIIFVAHSMGGLLTQYILLKNDHFLNKTKCIFFYATPHFGSPLSSSAYLLKPFLSPYVYQLNDYDSTLNYLQQSFKERIKNKDLIIYSFSESEKSPLPFIGVHTMIVPCTSAYLYYSKIFTIIRYCNHLEISKLNSEEDVKFYYLNKVIKEFSKIK from the exons atgtatgaTAGGTTCCTTGAGAAAATAAGTATCATTTCTcttaatttattatcaaaaattaatttaaaaaattcatataatgatgaaaatttaaatgtaataaaacGTGATAAAACATTTAATACATTACCCTTATTGCTACGAATTGAATATGAcgaaataaataagaatgGGGACTATAATAAGAGAAAAATGAGAAATCCTATTTTTATAAGttattataagaaaaaaaatgtgtttattcatttattaaaccaagaaaaatatatacctAAATTTGAACTGTTaattaatgatataataaaaacatatagAGATAGAGAATTTTTAAGtgatttttctttaaattttctttatgAAGTTGTTAAAAGCAAAAACAGTTTTAATCTTTTAAGTAATAATGATGTACATGGcttattattaatactTGGTCAAGAATTTCTGAAATGTAATACTGATACATTAGATAAGCAGGTTATAAAAGAACAAAAGGATAATTTATACAATAactataatatatttttacatgatgaaaataatgactataatgaaaatgaagaagaaaactataaaagaaaattagaaaaattaaatttacTTCTTAATGAAagaaatatgaaaatattaaaaataagttgttttttattaagATATATATCTATAGATAATAGACAAAGTAAAATGGTAGATGATActtttatgtttttttttttaatgaaatTAAATTTTGTTATGAATATGAAGAAAGATATACAAAGGAAACATATcgaaaaaaattttaattttaatttttatttttatattttattattatattattatatatatatttataatactacaagaaaaattaaaatatttgatCATGGATTAATACATcattatgaatataaatcattgaatgaatttaatataatatataaaaattatgaaaatttaaaaaaaaatcaattttttaatttaaatagatatggaatatataattgcaaagatgaagaattagaatattataatattctaaattataataataattataatattcaatataataataataataataataatagaaatatgttttatcaatataattatgttaatgataaaaaatgtattttttttttaaaaagaaattattttatcaattctaaatttttaaaaaataattttccAATCTATTTCCAATTTAATGATttatcaaatataaattttttaacaagttataacaattttaaaattttaagaaagaaattttatgaaaatacttataaatataaatcagatattataaatgaatCATTGAAAAgttatgttttatttacattaaatttattgtttaaattaaataatgttGATAAAACTAATGAAGATATCTTAATAAGCAATGTTAAAAAAGTAGATAAGCAAAATAGCAAAAATAATCTAACATTAATAAACAGCTTTTTATCAGCAGCTTCTATTGGAAAACGTTGGATGTTAATGTTCTGGtttattcctttttttaaaaaaaaggaaaataaaacaaacaATAATCGAAACGATAATAATAACCAcaacataaataatagtaattCTGTTGAAAGGGTTGGTAAGGTAtctaaaaatattttattaaaaaatttaaacgaaaagaagaaaaactgtaaaaataaaattatgttATGTGAACTTATTTATCAATCCTTAGattatattacattaaatgaacaagttcaatataataataagggctataatattattgaGAGCTGCTTAACTGAAATTATTAATCATATtgaaagaaaatataaattaaaatatgtaagTAGTACTAAAGATAGCAATATCATTTtagataatgaaaataagaaaagaaataaaaatgaaaagaatacttctgaaaatgatgaaaatattttgtttaatattattaatatagataataaattaaaaaatccaaagaatattttaaatgttgaacatttgttaaaaaaattaaatgaacTATTAAAGCTAACACAAAATTCTTCGGTTTATGTTAACACAGgattacatattatattaagaaatatgtttataaatagattaaattctttaaatctagatttattatttctaattaatatgtattcaaataataattataaaaagaaattttttcattatgatcaaagatatataatatcaaataatgattccgaaaaaaatgaatttaaaaataataaagaaagggatttaaaagaattaaataaaaaacaaaaagacTTACACAATGATTTTTTGTctaatgatataaatacaaatgaaaataatatgaaacaatatgataatgaaaatataacaGCATcggataataataataataataacaataataataacaataataacaatattaatGGTATTAAAACATTAGACATTTCTTCTTTAAATGTATCACCAAATAACAAAACAGAAGAAGATCATTTTAATTTAGAAGTTACCAAAAAAACACAAGGAATTCGTAAGAgattaaatgataatatatataatgaacTAAGTATTATATTAAGAATATATGCAAATTGTTTAACATCAAAAGATATTTGTTTTGATtccttttcattattatattgtatgtataaaaatattcttcaaaatattttaagaatatcatttaattttacatatttttttagtgcagaattctttttttttaatgataacatgaatttaaattctttagttaatataaaaaaccAATTACTTCCAAGTTGCTTATTATTCGATAGTATACGTGCCTTAACCAATATTAAATCACACTATGCAtattatacacatataatGAAACAAAGGAAAAAActagaaaaaaaattagaaaaagataaaaataaaaaattgcTATTGAGtacattaaatataaaagagataaaaagaacaaacaaagaaaataaaatagtTACTTCTGCAAAGgaatatgataaaaaacCATATCATAAATATGAGAGATTTTTAGAAAAGGTAgataaaatgataaaagaggaaatttgttataaagaaataaaatatcataatatacCATATAATCAAAGTATcatgaatataaataatatattgaaatatatatatgctaataactattataataattattataataataattaccataaatattttaaaaatataaaaagaaaaataaaaaataaaatattattagatgaaaatatatatatgattagTAAATATAATCAACAATTTTATCAACTGAATGATCGTTTCTTACCTATCTATAGTTATTctaagaaatataatatatataggaaTAAActcttaaaaaaatatcataaaaagaatatatgtataaacAATAATACATTGGAACAGGTGAATCATATAGGATTGCAGGGAAGTGATAAAAAACTAGTTGATAATTATAGTATGACTAGTCagaataatttaaaaaataatactaatgaaaaattaaacaaaaaaatcaaaagtcgtgaaatgaaaaaaaggaaaataatgaacaaaaaaataaaaaagaggAAAGAACTGGATTTGATATTTATACATGGGTTAAGAGGTAATGCACTTCGTACATGGCGTTTTTCtaatttatatcataatgGATCtgatcattttttttattataaaaataaaaatttacagaaatttacaaaaaagGATTCTGATCttttgaaatataatactaataaaaagattgtaaacaataataacaacaacaataataacaaaaataataacaataataataaccaTAACAACAGTGAAAAAAATGGTGACcataacaataataataataataggGACAACAATAACAACTgtaacaacaataataatatgaataacatatttaataataataagtGGAATTTTCTTGAAATGACAaatttgaataataaattttttacaaatgaaaaaaataatgttctcaaggaaaataataaagatttGTCGAATAATACTAATACAATTAATGTAAAATTTAATAGTATGGAAAAATTAGAAGAAAAGGataatgttattatatatgacgattttagaaaaaaagTTAGACgattaatgaaaataaaaaataactttcaatttatttttaataaccatttaataaatatattaatgttaaattataaacataatcAAAATATCTTACCAATGTATACTGAGACAAAAGTAATTAATAAGAATTTATTCaaatctttatttttacaaaataaaaaattgaaaCATGATTTAGATATTTATAGTGATGAATTATCATATCTTATATGgcctttttatttattatatccaaataaaagaaattcaaatatttatgtttttaattATCATTCCCCATTATATCCAGATGGTAATTTTTACACAAAAGTATActataaaaatgataataaaaataacacaAAATTGTATACAAAGCATAATGACAGaagaaacaaaaataaaaaagtagAACATATAAAGAAACAAGACGatatatcattaaaaaataattctaTTACTAATGTTGATgtagaaaaagaaaaaaatgcagataatatgtataattattatatgaacGTTGTAAactcattttttaatacaaaaaaggatgataataataatatgcTTGAATATAATGCacataaagaaaaatacTTTTATACAGATAGAATGAATTTTGATGAAATGTCTAGTttcttattaaaaaaattaaaaaatacgaatattggaaaaaaaaatgatataatatttgtagCTCATTCTATGGGAGGATTATTAACACAATATATTCTCTTAAAAAAtgatcattttttaaataaaacaaaatgtatttttttttatgctACTCCGCATTTTGGTTCACCTTTATCATCAAGTGCTTACTTATTAAAACCATTTCTATCGCCCTATGTGTATCAGTTAAACGATTACGATTCTacattaaattatttacaaCAATCTTTTAAAGAAcgaattaaaaataaagatttaattatatactCTTTTTCTGAGTCGGAGAAATCTCCTTTACCATTTATAG GAGTACACACAATGATAGTTCCGTGCACCTCAgcatatttatattattctaaAATTTTTACCATTATTAGATATTGTAATCATTTGGAAATAAGTAAATTAAACAGTGAAGAAGAtgtaaaattttattatttgaataaaGTAATAAAGGAGTTTTCAAAGATAAagtaa
- a CDS encoding zinc finger protein, putative yields the protein MPHSKPNQEISSRNLHQKHLKTEQKKKNNNPSTLEKDKRSYSQGDNEKLICVQLNIEENNFPNDDKNLWKKKYSSNCNYEKKKKNNEINKFVGENLFNKKLEQNENTDEFNKIKEQQTKEHINEYVNGYTVGHIHKNSDRQIDYLNVDRYAEKKYEEEKNDFLNNSIENQYTYHTLPFTTNPNMTTYPWENNYNMYNMYNINDVQNGIYNYYFENEAFQNNLYCTYDNNGMENINYGYIKYNDIKKDNRTFKNYPFLKGENVNNNTICINENNMFYKEPYQKYIWKDENKYTHRTNNSHKKKKSNISKNNMNNNMNNNNNNNNYNYNINNGINNNDYYYYNSHNFKDNSHIMKGFLKEPSVLNNPIYLNNNTHNYIPYNNNIHKNDAYIYNSTDSYIAPCLPYSYYYIPPFNETNIRNSNYPPTYYPFHTTNNNNNNNNNNKPVYSYLYNNQQIHQINNNIHQNDITHKNASNAYFINSNTLGKSSISTNYVSNNNVKGKNNSKYYRIKLCPFLKEGFCQKGDNCSYAHSPDKLRNYINFKKTKICEMWLKNKCGNTNCVYAHGELELRAPPDFFKTKLCKFFNTSGMCPLSDNCRHAHGQNELRKPDYRNNEYHVDTLTNKKNDKPLHYEINNKNVSNKSIFTKSHNKINENKNDIKVSKNIIDNEKRGELQKKEGNKQINEGKKNKKINRKKKTNENNICNQSNEVKTLIKNNKQIVHQNKEEEKRQNKEQENQGQIEKNKKDNEEYKSQEHDENKTHVQEENETHVQEENETRVQEENETHVQEENETHVQEENKTHVQEENETHVQTPNETHVQTSNETHVQTPNETHVQTQNELHEQSQNKQKDCEEIIEEEIVQNNSPNHFHSQEKKKRIPKKKKKKRNLINSSNITTNLNNNSKCNEVEEREEDKDTEKETNPNYNILINNIRGEEGEITSPKEQNIPKKDIEIIPLKNEESLNLNKNKYFSNKYNAGHLDHVPCYDTYEKKIIKLDGKENEKEYNKIEQCVEKVNITTCSQKREKKENDIMTHQGYCENGCKMNNQLNNNEMIKEKNIVKVKDNKVLNNKFKDDEKISFVKCTFVNESHNVNSNNKNNDDRNIEKTNNYIDKNIKNINKKKKYGTYSKKEKRLNEQHNNEASHNILTKNNENTKFIKDVNNNKCKKEKYNEKEKKNLETPSHGKMEKHKKNKMVLGYKSCSCVHNIIRNSSNNKNQNGTGNISKKETNKKEVTEPLAKSSSNCTTTTTSSNYKYKYNYMNTSFTTSNNFNKNNSFQYNKKILKGKVFNATSKTGYIQNMRIKNMEGNKYKPQNNIIVNKNLNYYPLDNSGNKIISIPNYNNPIYNVNDTPNYFLNSYIDKNLDPISHDNMIRKMNEYNNINYNRDNISTMNYTNYSPHVKNNKILMNHNIIPMDIIPNNGNYYNHMNNYICDYNNPYYNIPNMGINNKNTFDNFTVINHNKNKKNNKNNSNISTDIKNEDISNYKPHYHIVRSKKEINIKNDRTNKSFNYNINSNYLKKKKKKNFFNYHPINEANIYNINDCTKFDTYNYTNEQKDISSNNIIYNRSKKNFFFSKNNNNNNNNLLINERNIQVPTTPYIMNNNIKENTSNNILYNNNIGNYMNNINIKWKNNHNAKDMKFYQVMDKKKNRKKKEHSFPYVHSDMNIDRNYNKVNNKNGNYTNESIMTNINNINQNNNNSINNNIANNYYNPCNIYDNKTSFIDAMKNISQEDVQQAFMHNMMTFQD from the coding sequence ATGCCTCATTCAAAACCAAATCAAGAAATATCTTCCAGGAATTTACACCAAAAACATTTAAAGACCGAAcagaaaaagaaaaataataatccATCAACATtagaaaaagataaaagAAGTTATTCACAAGgtgataatgaaaaattaatttgTGTGCAACTAAATATAGAAGAGAATAATTTCCCGAATGATGATAAGAATTTAtggaaaaagaaatattcATCTAATTGTAAttatgaaaagaaaaaaaaaaataatgaaatcAACAAATTTGTAGGAGAAAACTTGttcaataaaaaattagaacaaaatgaaaacaccgatgaatttaataaaataaaagaacaaCAAACAAAAGAACATATCAATGAATATGTTAATGGATATACGGTTGGGCATATCCATAAAAATTCCGATAGACAAATTGACTACCTTAATGTTGATAGATATgctgaaaaaaaatatgaagaagaaaaaaatgattttttaaataacaGTATAGAAAATCAATATACATATCATACATTGCCATTTACAACAAATCCAAACATGACAACATATCCTTGGGAAaacaattataatatgtataatatgtataatattaatgatgTACAAAatggaatatataattattattttgaaaatgAAGCTTTCCAGAACAATTTATATTGTACATATGACAATAATGGAATGGAAAACATAAATTatggatatataaaatacaatgatataaaaaaagacaACAGAACGTTTAAAAATTATCCATTTCTAAAAGGAGAAAAcgtaaataataatactatatgtataaatgaaaataatatgttcTATAAGGAACCTTATCAAAAGTATATATGGaaagatgaaaataaatacacaCATAGGACAAATAATAGtcataaaaagaaaaaaagcAACATCAGCAAGAACAATATGAACAACAATATgaacaacaacaataataataataattataattataatattaataatggtattaataataacgattattattattacaattcCCATAATTTTAAAGACAATAGTCATATTATGAAAGGTTTTTTAAAGGAACCAAGTGTTCTTAATAATCCgatttatttaaataataatacgcataattatataccatataataataatattcataagaatgatgcatatatatataatagtaCGGATTCCTATATTGCACCTTGTTTACcttattcttattattatataccACCATTTAACGAAAcaaatataagaaatagTAACTATCCACCTACATATTACCCATTCCATACAAccaataataataataataataataataataataaacctgtatattcatatttatataataaccAACAGATTcatcaaataaataataatatacatcAAAATGATATAACACATAAAAATGCCTCAAATgcatattttataaattctAATACTTTAGGAAAATCTTCTATCTCAACAAATTATGtttctaataataatgtgaaGGGAAAGAATAATTCTAAATATTATAGAATAAAATTATGTccatttttaaaagaagGATTTTGTCAAAAAGGAGATAACTGTTCATACGCTCATTCACCAGATAAATtaagaaattatattaattttaaaaaaaccAAAATATGTGAAATGTGGTTAAAGAATAAATGTGGAAATACAAATTGTGTATATGCCCATGGAGAACTAGAATTAAGGGCACCCCCtgatttttttaaaacaaaattgtgtaaattttttaatacgAGTGGCATGTGTCCTCTATCTGATAATTGTCGACATGCACATGGACAGAATGAATTAAGAAAACCTGATTACagaaataatgaatatCACGTAGATACattaacaaataaaaaaaacgaTAAGCCTTTACattatgaaataaataataaaaatgtttcAAATAAATCCATTTTTACTAAATCAcataacaaaataaatgaaaataaaaatgatataaagGTTTCTAAAAACATAAttgataatgaaaaaagagGAGAGTTACAAAAGAAAGAAGGaaacaaacaaataaatgaaggaaaaaaaaataaaaaaataaacagaaaaaagaaaactaatgagaataatatatgtaaccAAAGTAATGAAGTTAAAActttaattaaaaataataaacaaattgTTCATCAGAACAAGGAAGAAGAAAAACGACAAAATAAAGAACAAGAAAATCAAGGacaaatagaaaaaaataaaaaagataatgaagaatataaatcaCAAGAAcatgatgaaaataaaacacatgtacaagaagaaaatgaaacaCATGTAcaagaagaaaatgaaacaCGTGTAcaagaagaaaatgaaacaCATGTAcaagaagaaaatgaaacaCATGTacaagaagaaaataaaacacatgtacaagaagaaaatgaaacaCACGTACAAACACCAAATGAAACACACGTACAAACATCAAATGAAACACATGTACAAACACCAAATGAAACACACGTACAAACACAAAATGAATTACATGAACAATCGCAAAATAAACAGAAAGACTGTGAAGAAATAATAGAAGAAGAAATAGTACAAAATAATTCCCCAAATCATTTCCACTctcaagaaaaaaagaaaagaattccaaagaaaaaaaaaaaaaaaagaaactTAATTAACTCTTCTAACATAACTACTAATTTGAACAATAATTCTAAATGTAATGAGGTTGAAGAAAGGGAAGAAGATAAAGATACTGAAAAAGAAACCAACCctaattataatatattgataaaCAACATTAGAGGTGAAGAAGGAGAAATCACTTCCCCGAAGGAACAAAACATACCAAAAAAGGATATAGAAATAATTCCActtaaaaatgaagaatcattaaatttaaataagaataaatatttttctaataaatataatgcGGGACATTTAGACCATGTACCCTGTTACGATACatatgaaaagaaaattataaaattagaTGGAAAAGAGaatgaaaaagaatataataaaatagaacAGTGTGTAGAAAAAGTAAACATAACAACATGCAGTcaaaaaagagaaaaaaaagaaaatgatataatgACACATCAAGGTTATTGTGAAAATGGTTGTAAAATGAACAATCAATTGAACAATAATGAAAtgataaaagaaaaaaatatagtaaaagtaaaagataataaagtattaaataataagtttaaagatgatgaaaaaataagCTTTGTAAAATGTACCTTTGTGAATGAGTCACATAACGTGAattctaataataaaaataatgatgatagaaatattgaaaaaacaaataattacatagataagaatataaaaaatataaataaaaaaaaaaaatatggcACTTATTCTAAAAAAGAGAAACGTTTAAATGAGCAACATAACAATGAAGCATCCCATAACattttaacaaaaaataatgagaatacaaaatttataaaagatgtaaataacaataaatgtaagaaagaaaaatataatgaaaaagagaaaaaaaatttggAAACACCATCACATGGGAAAATGGAAAAACacaaaaagaataaaatgGTATTAGGATATAAATCGTGTTCATGtgtacataatattattcgAAATAGTAGCAACaataaaaatcaaaatgGAACAGgaaatatatcaaaaaaagaaacaaataaaaaagaagtGACAGAACCATTGGCTAAGAGTTCTTCAAATTGTACTACCACTACAACCTCTAGcaattataaatataaatataattatatgaatacaTCTTTTACAACAtctaataattttaataagaataattcGTTTCAATATAacaagaaaatattaaaggGTAAGGTATTCAATGCAACAAGTAAAACTGgatatatacaaaatatgcgcataaaaaatatggagggaaataaatataaaccTCAGAACAATATCATAGTTAATAagaatttaaattattaccCTTTAGATAATTCaggaaataaaataatttctaTACCTAACTATAACAACcctatatataatgttaatGATACACctaattattttttaaattcatatattgATAAGAATTTGGATCCTATATCTCATGATAATATGATCAGAAAAAtgaatgaatataataatattaattataatagagataatatatctactatgaattatacaaattatTCTCCTcatgtaaaaaataataaaatattaatgaatcataatattattccTATGGATATCATACCAAACAATGGAAACTACTACaatcatatgaataattatatatgtgattATAACAATCCATATTACAACATTCCAAATATGGGgattaataataagaatacatttgataattttacagtaataaatcataataaaaataaaaaaaataataaaaataatagtaatatttccacggatataaaaaatgaagacatttcaaattataaaccacattatcatattgtacgttcaaaaaaagaaatcaATATCAAGAATGATAGAACaaataaatcatttaattataatataaactcaaattatttaaaaaaaaaaaaaaaaaaaaatttttttaattacCATCCTATAAATGAAGCaaacatatataacataaatgACTGTACAAAATTtgatacatataattatacaaatgAACAAAAGGATATTTcatcaaataatataatatataacagatcaaaaaaaaatttcttcttttcaaaaaataataataataataataataatcttTTAATTAATGAAAGGAATATACAAGTACCAACAACACcatatattatgaacaacaatataaaagaaaatacatctaataatattttatacaataataatattggaaattatatgaataacataaatatcAAATGGAAAAACAACCATAATGCAAAAGATATGAAATTTTATCAAGTTATggacaaaaaaaaaaacagaaaaaaaaaagaacattCCTTTCCATATGTGCATAGTGATATGAACATTGATcgaaattataataaagtgaataataaaaatgggAATTATACGAATGAATCTATTATgacaaatataaataatattaatcaaaacaataataattctattaataataatattgctaataattattataaccCTTGTAATATCtatgataataaaacatCTTTTATTGATGcaatgaaaaatatttcacAAGAAGATGTACAACAAGCATTTATGCATAACATGATGACATTTCAAGATTAA